The Deinococcus betulae genome segment TGCTATGGCTGATCTGGGGCATTGCCCTGAGTGGCGTCGTGCTGAAGCTGGTGACCATGCGGCTGCCGCGCTGGGTCAGCACCGCCCTGTATCTGGGAATGGGGTGGCTGGCGGTGCTGTTCCTGCCGCAACTGGCGCGCGGCCTCAGTGCCGGCGCGCTGGCCTGGCTGGCGGTGGGCGGAGTGATGTATTCCCTGGGCGCCGTCATTTACGGCACCAAGCGCTGGAACCCGCGCCCTGGCGTGTTTGGCTTTCACGAAATCTGGCACTTGTTTGTTCTGGCTGGCACCGCCGCCCACGTCGCCATGATGTTTCAGCTGGGGTAGGCAGCAACAAAAGAGAGGAGGCCAGGGGCACCCCCTCTGGCCTCCTCTGCTGTTCAGTTCAGCTAAATGCCAATCAGGCCCACGACCCAGCCCTGCACCGTGCGGATGATCCCGCCAATTTGCCCGCTGAACAGAAAGATAAAGACCATGACCAGCACGAAGCTAAACGGCTGGGCTTCAAACTGCGCCAGGCTGCGGCCCAGCGACGGCACCAGGGCGCCCAGAATGCGGCTGCCGTCCAGCAGCGGAATGGGAATCAGATTAAAGACCGCCAGCACGATATTGATGCTCAGGACGGTCATCAGAATCAGAAGGGTGAGCG includes the following:
- the trhA gene encoding PAQR family membrane homeostasis protein TrhA codes for the protein MNRLLRAPREPVNALTHWGGALAALLVLGPLLAWAHSRGLALWPFVVFSVSMVALYAASASYHSFRPGERGLVWLRKLDHAGIFLLIAGSYTPVAYYGLDGVWQGAVLWLIWGIALSGVVLKLVTMRLPRWVSTALYLGMGWLAVLFLPQLARGLSAGALAWLAVGGVMYSLGAVIYGTKRWNPRPGVFGFHEIWHLFVLAGTAAHVAMMFQLG